In the Mesorhizobium huakuii genome, GCCAAGTCCGTATCCCGATAGGAGCCTAGAGAAACCGCCAATGCACATCGTAATCTGCATCAAGCAGGTGCCGGACTCGGCACAAATACGGGTCCATCCGGTGACGAACACGATCATGCGCCAGGGTGTTCCGACCATCATCAACCCTTATGACTTGTTTGCCCTGGAAGAAGCACTCAGACTGCGCGACGCTTATGGTGGCGAGGTCACCGTGCTCAGCATGGGTCCGCCCATGGCAGAGGACTCGCTACGCAAGGCGCTCGGTTACGGAGCCGATCGGGCGGTGCTCTTGACCGACCGTTATTTTGCCGGCTCGGACACGCTGGCGACCTCCTTCGCTCTTTCCCAAGCAATAGCGAAGGTTGGCGAAACGTTTGGCCCGCCCGACATCGTGTTCACCGGCAAGCAGACGATCGATGGCGACACCGCCCAGGTCGGGCCTGGCATAGCCAAGCGCCTCGACCTCCAACAACTCACCTACGTCGCGAAAATCGGCTCCATTGATCTTGCTGCCCGCGAGATCGAGGTCGAGCGCCGCTGCGAAGGCGGCACGCAGATGCTGAAGAGCAGGCTGCCTTGCCTCATCACCGTGCTGGAAGGCACAAACGAGATCCGGCGGGGCTCGTTCGAGGACGCGCTGTGCGCCGCGCGCAGTCAGATCGTCAAGTGGACTGCGGTCGCCGCTGGCATTGAGGACCTTACCAGATGTGGGCTGCGCGGCTCGCCGACGGTCGTCAAGCGCGTTTTTGCCCCGACTGCGCGGGCGGAAAAAGCGGAGCAAATCGAGACCGCGGAGAAGACCTTGCGCGATGCCGCTGACGAACTCATCGCCGCAATCTTCACCCGTCAGCCGCCGCTGGAACATGAACTCGCCTTCAACAACGGCGCGTGACGGCCAGGAGTAGACAATGTCGACAGCGAATCGAGAACCCGCTCGCCCTGCCGCCGGCCGTGCCGGCATAAAGAAAGAACTGCCTGACCGTTTCAAGGACTACCGGCACGTCTGGGTCTTCATCGAACTCGAACGTGGCCAAGTCCATCCCGTGTCTTTCGAACTGCTCGGCGAAGGCCGCAAGCTGGCCGACAAGCTTGGCGTCCAGCTTGCGGGCGTCGTGCTCGGACCGCCAGGAGAAGCCACCTGGTATGCCGTTGCCGAGGCGTTCGCTTATGGCGCCGACCTTGTCTACATCGCCGAGGCACCGCTGCTCGCCGATTATCGAAATGAGCCGTTTACCAAGGTGATGACGGATCTGGTCGATACCCACAAACCCGAGATCCTTCTTCTCGGAGCGACCACGCTCGGCAGGGATCTTGCCGGGTCCGTGGCGACGACCTTGCAGACCGGGCTCACGGCCGACTGCACCGAACTTGACGTGGATACCGACGGTTCGCTCGCGGCTACCCGTCCGACTTTCGGCGGTTCCTTGTTATGCACGATCTACACGCTCAACTACCGGCCGCAGATGGCGACAGTGCGAGCGAGGGTCATGCCCATGCCGCAGCGCACGGATAAGCCCGTCGGGCGTATCATCCAGCACAAGGTATCTCTGGCCGAGGACGAGATCGTGACCAAAGTCCTCGGCTTCCTGCCTGATAGCCAGTCGGCAAAGGCAAATCTCGCCTATGCCGACGTCGTGGTTGCGGGAGGCCTTGGCCTCGGCGCGGCGGAGAACCTGCAGCTTGTGAAGAATCTCGCTCGAGCAATTGGCGCCGAACATGGCTGTTCGCGCCCGCTGGTCCAGAAAGGCTGGATGCCGGCTGATCGACAGATCGGCCAAACTGGCAAGACCATCCGGCCGAAGCTTTACATTGCGGCGGGGATTTCCGGCGCCATTCAGCACCGGGTTGGAGTTGAGGGCGCCGATCTCATCGTGGCCATCAACACCGACCCGACCGCGCCGATTTTCGATTTTGCCCACCTCGGGATCGTGACCGATGCCATCCGCTTCCTGCCCGCACTTACGGAAGCCTTTACCCGGCGGCTGTCTCCGCACAGTCGCGACAAGCTTGCAAGCTAAGGAAGAGGATATGATCGAGGAGAAATTCGACGCCATCGTCGTCGGGGCCGGCATGTCCGGGAACGCAGCTGCTTACATCATGGCAAGCAACGGCCTGAACGTGCTGCAATTGGAGCGCGGTGAATATCCGGGCTCCAAGAACGTTCAGGGCGCCATCATGTACGCGAACATGCTGGAGAAGATCATCCCCGATTTCCGGGATGATGCGCCTCTTGAGCGGCATCTGGTTGAACAGCGGCTTTGGGTGATGGACGAGACCTCCCACACCGGGATTCACTATCGGTCGGATGACTTCAACGAGGTAAAGCCCAACCGCTACACGATCATACGCGCCCAGTTCGACAAATGGTTTTCGCGCAAGGTGCGCGAGGCCGGGGCGACGGTTCTGTGCGAGACGACCGTAACGGAACTCGTCCGTGATGCCCAGGACAAGGTGGTCGGCGTCCGCACGGACCGGGCCGGCGGGCCGATCTTCGCGGACGTGGTCGTTCTCGCAGAAGGTGTCTCGGGACTGCTTGGCACGCGCGCCGGCCTGCGCAAGATGCCGAAACCAGAAACCGTGGCGCTCGCCGTAAAGGAAATGCATTTCCTGCCCGAAGAGGTCATTGAGCAGCGGTTCGGCGTCAAGGGCGATGAAGGC is a window encoding:
- a CDS encoding electron transfer flavoprotein subunit beta/FixA family protein, with amino-acid sequence MHIVICIKQVPDSAQIRVHPVTNTIMRQGVPTIINPYDLFALEEALRLRDAYGGEVTVLSMGPPMAEDSLRKALGYGADRAVLLTDRYFAGSDTLATSFALSQAIAKVGETFGPPDIVFTGKQTIDGDTAQVGPGIAKRLDLQQLTYVAKIGSIDLAAREIEVERRCEGGTQMLKSRLPCLITVLEGTNEIRRGSFEDALCAARSQIVKWTAVAAGIEDLTRCGLRGSPTVVKRVFAPTARAEKAEQIETAEKTLRDAADELIAAIFTRQPPLEHELAFNNGA
- a CDS encoding electron transfer flavoprotein subunit alpha/FixB family protein — protein: MSTANREPARPAAGRAGIKKELPDRFKDYRHVWVFIELERGQVHPVSFELLGEGRKLADKLGVQLAGVVLGPPGEATWYAVAEAFAYGADLVYIAEAPLLADYRNEPFTKVMTDLVDTHKPEILLLGATTLGRDLAGSVATTLQTGLTADCTELDVDTDGSLAATRPTFGGSLLCTIYTLNYRPQMATVRARVMPMPQRTDKPVGRIIQHKVSLAEDEIVTKVLGFLPDSQSAKANLAYADVVVAGGLGLGAAENLQLVKNLARAIGAEHGCSRPLVQKGWMPADRQIGQTGKTIRPKLYIAAGISGAIQHRVGVEGADLIVAINTDPTAPIFDFAHLGIVTDAIRFLPALTEAFTRRLSPHSRDKLAS